The following are encoded in a window of Parachlamydiales bacterium genomic DNA:
- the menD gene encoding 2-succinyl-5-enolpyruvyl-6-hydroxy-3-cyclohexene-1-carboxylic-acid synthase — translation MSRELVHQILDGLEKLGVVHITLCPSSRNAYFVQELKSSERFKVTSWFEERSAAFYTLGLIKNSGKPAVIITTSGTAAAETLPATMEAFYSGLPLIILTTDRPRRYRLTGAPQSAEQVGLFSHYVHAEEDIADGETLKFTSNLCPKGPLHLNVCLEDPYGKGKIDPHTKPEWSLQDFEYDKETLSNFLDNAVCPFVIVSGLTKEEQPAVESFLRILKAPVYLEASSGLRENKALDHLSIRTTEGIWQRAEKAGYPIDAVLRIGGVPTLRMWRDLDECQGKYALLSISANPFPGASWSKCLVGNLIGLKDTVVHKEYEPYNNFIKEDQKVLEKRLISFDKFPSSEPALVHYLSQLIGTESFVYLGNSLPIREWDMAASFSHPHANIAANRGVNGIDGQLSTFFGMCREDVPCWGIFGDLTTLYDMSAPWALFQNPHIKPVCVVINNGGGKIFERMYGDKAFYNCHNLSFAPLASLWNMQYVQWHTVPEKLPPNIYQKAYLIEIIPDAEQTKLFWSADNS, via the coding sequence TTTAGACGGCTTAGAAAAACTAGGCGTGGTTCATATTACTCTGTGTCCAAGTTCGCGCAATGCCTATTTTGTACAAGAGTTGAAATCGTCTGAACGATTTAAGGTTACTTCATGGTTTGAAGAACGCTCAGCAGCTTTTTATACCCTAGGCTTGATCAAGAATAGTGGTAAACCCGCAGTAATAATTACTACGTCTGGCACTGCAGCCGCCGAAACACTACCTGCAACAATGGAAGCCTTTTACAGCGGACTTCCTTTGATTATTCTCACTACAGATAGGCCTCGCCGATATCGACTGACAGGCGCGCCGCAAAGCGCAGAGCAAGTAGGCCTTTTCAGTCATTATGTACACGCCGAAGAAGATATTGCTGACGGAGAAACTCTGAAATTCACTTCCAATCTATGCCCTAAAGGACCATTGCATTTGAATGTGTGTTTGGAAGATCCTTATGGAAAAGGAAAAATTGATCCCCATACCAAACCGGAATGGTCATTACAAGATTTTGAATATGACAAAGAAACGCTTTCAAATTTTCTTGATAATGCCGTTTGCCCTTTTGTTATTGTTTCCGGACTGACAAAAGAAGAGCAACCCGCAGTAGAGTCTTTTTTGCGTATCCTGAAAGCGCCGGTTTATCTTGAAGCATCCTCGGGGCTGCGTGAAAATAAAGCTCTAGATCATCTTTCTATACGTACAACTGAAGGGATATGGCAGAGGGCAGAAAAGGCGGGGTATCCTATCGATGCTGTTTTAAGGATTGGGGGAGTACCTACCTTAAGAATGTGGAGGGATTTGGATGAGTGCCAAGGGAAGTATGCTCTGCTTAGCATTAGCGCAAACCCATTCCCAGGAGCTAGTTGGAGCAAATGTTTAGTAGGGAATTTGATAGGGTTGAAGGATACAGTGGTCCATAAGGAATACGAACCCTACAATAACTTTATTAAAGAAGACCAAAAAGTATTAGAAAAGCGCCTCATCAGTTTTGATAAGTTCCCTTCGTCAGAACCGGCTCTCGTGCATTATTTATCACAATTAATTGGAACTGAATCGTTTGTGTATTTAGGGAATAGTCTCCCTATTCGTGAATGGGACATGGCCGCCTCTTTTTCTCACCCGCATGCAAATATCGCTGCAAATAGGGGTGTTAATGGCATCGATGGCCAGCTTTCCACCTTTTTTGGTATGTGCCGCGAAGATGTTCCCTGTTGGGGTATTTTTGGGGATTTGACAACCCTATACGATATGTCTGCCCCCTGGGCATTATTCCAAAATCCCCATATTAAGCCTGTATGTGTTGTGATCAATAATGGAGGCGGCAAGATTTTTGAGAGAATGTATGGCGATAAAGCTTTTTATAATTGTCACAACCTCTCTTTCGCCCCTTTGGCGTCCCTATGGAATATGCAGTATGTTCAGTGGCATACCGTTCCCGAAAAGTTGCCTCCAAATATCTATCAAAAAGCATATCTCATAGAAATAATCCCGGATGCAGAACAGACAAAGCTATTTTGGAGTGCTGATAATTCATGA